A genome region from Euphorbia lathyris chromosome 4, ddEupLath1.1, whole genome shotgun sequence includes the following:
- the LOC136225745 gene encoding gallate 1-beta-glucosyltransferase 84A24-like, with protein sequence MVSSPSSPVHVLLISFPGQGHVNPLLRLGKLLASKGLLVTFSAPEIIGKQMQKANSNITDEPVPVGDGFIRFEFFEEGWEEDDPRRKNLEQYLTQLEIHGKKVIPEMIKRNAEKGRPISCLINNPFIPWVSDVAESVGIPSAMLWVQSCASFSCYYHFHHNLVDFPTEENPEIDVQLPCMPLLKYDEIPSFLHPMVPFPFLRRAILGQFENIEKPFCILMETFQELENDLIEYMSKILPIKPVGPLFKTVAKSINSTVQGDFLKADECIEWLDGKPNSSVIYVSFGSVVALKQDQWEEIAYGLRNSGVSFLWVMKQPAKDTPFEAVFLPEGFLEEVGEKGKVVNWSPQERVLSHPSIACFVTHCGWNSTMEALSSGVPVVTFPRWGDQVTDAKYLVDEFKVGVRMCRGEAENRVITRDEVEKCLLEATAGDKAAKLKKNALKWKEAAEAAVAQGGSSDMNIQAFVDEVKARSGFV encoded by the coding sequence ATGGTATCATCACCATCTTCTCCTGTTCATGttcttctcatttctttccCTGGCCAAGGCCATGTAAACCCTTTACTTAGACTTGGAAAACTTCTTGCCTCTAAAGGCTTGCTTGTCACTTTCTCTGCACCTGAAATCATAGGCAAACAGATGCAAAAAGCCAACAGCAACATCACCGACGAGCCTGTCCCCGTCGGAGATGGTTTTATACGCTTCGAGTTCTTCGAAGAAGGATGGGAAGAAGATGATCCGCGACGAAAAAACCTCGAACAGTACTTAACCCAACTTGAGATCCATGGGAAGAAAGTAATCCCTGAAATGATAAAGAGAAATGCCGAAAAGGGTCGCCCGATTTCGTGTTTAATCAATAACCCTTTCATCCCGTGGGTTTCTGACGTAGCTGAATCCGTCGGTATTCCGTCGGCAATGCTTTGGGTTCAATCTTGTGCTTCTTTCTCTTGCTACTACCATTTTCATCACAATCTTGTCGATTTTCCGACGGAGGAGAATCCCGAAATTGATGTTCAGCTTCCGTGTATGCCGCTTTTGAAGTACGATGAAATCCCGAGTTTCTTGCATCCTATGGTACCTTTTCCTTTTCTGCGACGAGCGATTTTGGGTCAATTCGAGAATATTGAGAAGCCGTTTTGTATATTAATGGAAACATTTCAAGAACTTGAAAATGACCTTATTGAGTATATGTCAAAGATTTTACCGATTAAGCCGGTGGGCCCGTTGTTTAAAACGGTCGCTAAATCAATCAATTCAACCGTGCAAGGTGATTTCTTGAAAGCCGACGAATGCATAGAATGGCTCGACGGAAAACCAAATTCGTCGGTAATTTACGTATCTTTTGGTAGCGTTGTCGCCTTAAAGCAAGACCAATGGGAGGAAATTGCTTACGGGTTACGAAATTCCGGTGTATCCTTCTTATGGGTGATGAAACAACCCGCGAAAGACACGCCTTTCGAGGCGGTTTTCTTACCGGAGGGGTTTTTGGAGGAAGTAGGAGAGAAAGGGAAAGTAGTAAATTGGAGTCCACAAGAGAGAGTTTTATCTCACCCTTCAATTGCTTGTTTTGTGACTCATTGCGGGTGGAATTCAACGATGGAAGCGCTCTCCTCGGGGGTTCCGGTGGTGACTTTTCCGCGGTGGGGCGATCAAGTGACGGATGCTAAGTACTTGGTTGATGAGTTTAAGGTTGGTGTTAGAATGTGTAGAGGAGAGGCTGAAAATAGGGTGATCACACGTGACGAGGTTGAAAAATGCTTGCTTGAAGCGACCGCCGGAGATAAGGCGGCGAAGTTGAAGAAAAATGCTTTGAAATGGAAGGAGGCGGCGGAGGCTGCGGTGGCGCAAGGTGGTTCTTCCGATATGAATATACAGGCTTTTGTGGATGAGGTAAAGGCAAGGAGTGGTTTTGTTTAG